From one Pan troglodytes isolate AG18354 chromosome 13, NHGRI_mPanTro3-v2.0_pri, whole genome shotgun sequence genomic stretch:
- the PNKD gene encoding probable hydrolase PNKD isoform X5: MAAVVAATALKGRGARNARVLRGILAGATANKASHNRTRALQSHSSPEGKEEPEPLSPELEYIPRKRGKNPMKAVGLAWAIGFPCGILLFILTKREVDKDRVKQMKARQNMRLSNTGEYESQRFRASSQSAPSPDVESGVQT; encoded by the exons ATGGCGGCGGTGGTAGCTGCTACGGCGCTGAAGGGCCGGGGGGCGAGAAATGCCCGCGTCCTCCGGG GGATTCTCGCAGGAGCCACAGCTAACAAGGCTTCTCATAACAGGACCCgggccctgcaaagccacagctCCCCAGAGGGCAAGGAGGAACCTGAACCCCTATCCCCGGAGCTGGAATACATTCCCAGAAAGAGGGGCAAGAACCCCATGAAAGCTGTGGGACTGGCCTG GGCCATCGGCTTCCCTTGTGGTATCCTCCTCTTCATCCTCACCAAGCGGGAAGTGGACAAGGACCGTGTGAAGCAGATGAAGGCTCGGCAGAACATGCGGTTGTCCAACACGGGCGAGTATGAGAGCCAGAGGTTCAGGGCTTCCTCCCAGAGTGCCCCGTCCCCTGATGTTGAGTCTGGGGTGCAGACCTGA
- the TMBIM1 gene encoding protein lifeguard 3 isoform X1, translating to MSNPSAPPPYEDRNPLYPGPPPPGGYGQPSVLPGGYPAYPGYPQPGYGHPAGYPQPMPPINPMPMNYGPGHGYDGEERAVSDSFGPGEWDDRKVRHTFIRKVYSIISVQLLITVAIIAIFTFVEPVSAFVRRNVAVYYVSYAVFVVTYLILACCQGPRRRFPWNIILLTLFTFAMGFMTGTISSMYQTKAVIIAMIITAVVSISVTIFCFQTKVDFTSCTGLFCVLGIVLLVTGIVTSIVLYFQYVYWLHMLYAALGAICFTLFLAYDTQLVLGNRKHTISPEDYITGALQIYTDIIYIFTFVLQLMGDRN from the exons ATGTCCAACCCCAGTGCCCCACCACCATATGAGGACCGCAACCCCCTGTACCCAGGCCCTCCGCCCCCTGGGGGCTATGGGCAGCCATCCGTCCTGCCAGGAGGGTATCCTGCCTACCCTGGCTACCCGCAGCCTGGCTACGGTCACCCTGCTGGCTACCCACAGCCCATGCCCCCCATCAACCCGATGCCCATGAACTACG GCCCAGGCCATGGCTATGATGGGGAGGAGAGAGCGGTGAGTGATAGCTTCGGGCCTGGAGAGTGGGATGACCGGAAAGTGCGACACACTTTTATCCGAAAG GTTTACTCCATCATCTCCGTGCAGCTGCTCATCACTGTGGCCATCATCGCTATCTTCACCTTTGT GGAACCTGTCAGCGCCTTTGTGAGGAGAAATGTGGCTGTCTACTACGTGTCCTA TGCTGTCTTCGTTGTCACCTACCTGATCCTTGCCTGCTGCCAGGGACCCAG ACGCCGTTTCCCATGGAACATCATCCTGCTGACCCTTTTT ACTTTTGCCATGGGCTTCATGACGGGCACCATTTCCAG TATGTACCAAACCAAAGCCGTCATCATTGCAATGATCATCACTGCGGTGGTATCCATTTCAGTCACCATCTTCTGCTTTCAGACCAAG GTGGACTTCACCTCGTGCACAGGCCTCTTCTGTGTCCTGGGAATTGTGCTCCTGGTGACTGGGATTGTCACTAGCATTGTGCTCTACTTCCAATAC GTTTACTGGCTCCACATGCTCTATGCTGCTCTGGGGGCCATTTGTTTCACCCTG TTCCTGGCTTACGACACACAGCTGGTCCTGGGGAACCGGAAGCACACCATCAGCCCGGAGGACTACATCACTGGCGCCCTGCAGATTTACACAGACATCATCTACATCTTCACCTTTGTGCTGCAGCTGATGGGGGATCGCAATTAA
- the TMBIM1 gene encoding protein lifeguard 3 isoform X2, protein MGFMTGTISSMYQTKAVIIAMIITAVVSISVTIFCFQTKVDFTSCTGLFCVLGIVLLVTGIVTSIVLYFQYVYWLHMLYAALGAICFTLFLAYDTQLVLGNRKHTISPEDYITGALQIYTDIIYIFTFVLQLMGDRN, encoded by the exons ATGGGCTTCATGACGGGCACCATTTCCAG TATGTACCAAACCAAAGCCGTCATCATTGCAATGATCATCACTGCGGTGGTATCCATTTCAGTCACCATCTTCTGCTTTCAGACCAAG GTGGACTTCACCTCGTGCACAGGCCTCTTCTGTGTCCTGGGAATTGTGCTCCTGGTGACTGGGATTGTCACTAGCATTGTGCTCTACTTCCAATAC GTTTACTGGCTCCACATGCTCTATGCTGCTCTGGGGGCCATTTGTTTCACCCTG TTCCTGGCTTACGACACACAGCTGGTCCTGGGGAACCGGAAGCACACCATCAGCCCGGAGGACTACATCACTGGCGCCCTGCAGATTTACACAGACATCATCTACATCTTCACCTTTGTGCTGCAGCTGATGGGGGATCGCAATTAA